The following coding sequences are from one Gemmatimonadales bacterium window:
- the cmk gene encoding (d)CMP kinase, whose amino-acid sequence MNLRVLAIDGPAASGKSSTAGAVAEQLGWVHIDSGALYRALTWVAVHRNLGEAPAITAAAAAMQVRLQPARAGFEVHVDGLDDVETALRSPEVNARVSRIAAMPAIRNWVNDRLRDAVIRHGPAVVDGRDIGTEVFPDAAVKIFLTATPQARAARRLHQLHGAVDPLLLAGEALRLTERDRLDEGRAVAPLRRAPDAILVDTTSLTFEQQVDQIATLAHERLGKAPSS is encoded by the coding sequence ATGAATCTTCGAGTCCTGGCGATCGACGGGCCGGCTGCGTCGGGCAAGTCATCCACCGCGGGGGCGGTGGCGGAGCAGCTCGGATGGGTCCATATCGATTCCGGTGCGCTCTACCGTGCGCTCACCTGGGTGGCGGTCCACCGCAATCTCGGCGAGGCTCCGGCGATCACTGCCGCCGCGGCTGCGATGCAGGTGAGGTTGCAACCGGCGCGTGCCGGATTCGAGGTGCACGTCGATGGCCTCGATGATGTCGAAACCGCGCTGCGCTCGCCGGAGGTCAACGCCCGCGTCTCCCGCATCGCCGCGATGCCGGCGATCCGGAACTGGGTCAACGACCGTCTCCGCGATGCGGTGATTCGGCATGGCCCTGCTGTTGTCGACGGGCGCGACATCGGCACGGAAGTCTTTCCGGACGCCGCCGTAAAGATTTTTCTCACGGCCACGCCTCAGGCCCGCGCAGCACGACGCCTCCACCAGCTGCACGGCGCGGTCGATCCACTTCTCCTGGCCGGCGAAGCACTCAGGCTCACAGAACGCGATCGGCTCGACGAGGGGCGCGCCGTGGCACCGCTCCGCCGTGCACCCGATGCCATCCTCGTCGATACGACGTCGCTCACCTTCGAGCAGCAGGTTGACCAGATCGCCACACTGGCCCACGAGCGGCTCGGGAAGGCGCCGTCAAGCTGA
- a CDS encoding response regulator has product MASILIVEDSPDNMKLFSTLLRLKGHEITGIIGGDDLFNRLGAQRPDLILMDIQMPGKDGYTLVGEIRNSQFRDQRVIALTANAMAGDKEKALAAGFDGYISKPIDIRRFPDQVGLALEGKDPLEG; this is encoded by the coding sequence TTGGCATCGATCCTGATCGTGGAAGACAGCCCCGACAACATGAAGCTTTTCTCTACCCTGCTCCGCCTCAAGGGACACGAGATCACGGGAATCATCGGCGGCGATGATCTCTTCAACCGACTGGGGGCACAGCGGCCGGACCTGATCCTGATGGACATCCAGATGCCCGGGAAGGATGGCTACACGCTGGTCGGGGAGATCCGGAACTCGCAGTTTCGCGACCAGCGCGTGATCGCCCTCACCGCGAATGCCATGGCGGGAGACAAGGAAAAGGCGCTGGCGGCAGGATTCGATGGCTACATCAGCAAGCCGATCGACATCCGGCGCTTTCCCGATCAGGTCGGGCTGGCGCTCGAGGGGAAAGATCCGCTGGAAGGATGA
- the aroA gene encoding 3-phosphoshikimate 1-carboxyvinyltransferase has protein sequence MPPGSIDLSKPTTVVRGIHRVPGDKSITHRALMMASLARGRSEIRGALTSDDARSSARVLRQLGSAITPLRPGALVAVTGRGALRASAALLDCGNSGTTARLLLGTVAAHRFESTLTGDRSLRRRPMRRVTDPLVAMGARVVQAGAETLPLTIAGGSLHALHWTLPVASAQVKSAILLAGAVAGVEVTLDQPAASRDHTERMLRHFGYSVQEHASRVILRPGGAFVPFVLDVPGDPSSAIFLAAAAALASRGEIAIEAVGLNPSRIAFIDIMNRMNIRIHVEEMLDAAGEPVGTIVAAASDLVATDIRAAETPGVIDEIPMLACLASRARGTSRLAGLAELRVKESDRLALVANNLRNVGVEAAVDGDDLIVAGTDVPPVGRVVTHGDHRIAMAFAVLGTLPGARVTIDDRACASVSFPGFDAALAALFGGPR, from the coding sequence TTGCCACCCGGGAGCATCGACCTGAGCAAGCCCACGACCGTCGTCCGCGGGATCCACCGTGTTCCCGGCGACAAGAGCATCACCCATCGCGCGCTGATGATGGCGTCGCTGGCGCGCGGGCGTTCGGAGATTCGTGGCGCCCTCACCTCGGACGATGCGCGGTCGAGTGCCCGGGTCCTTCGCCAACTTGGCAGCGCCATCACGCCGCTCCGGCCGGGCGCGCTCGTTGCGGTCACTGGACGCGGCGCCCTTCGGGCTTCCGCGGCGTTGCTCGATTGCGGAAATTCCGGCACCACAGCGCGACTCCTACTTGGCACGGTCGCGGCGCATCGCTTCGAGTCGACACTTACCGGTGATCGATCGCTCAGGCGCCGGCCGATGCGCCGGGTAACCGACCCGCTCGTCGCGATGGGGGCGCGAGTCGTGCAGGCCGGCGCAGAGACACTCCCCCTCACGATCGCCGGAGGATCGCTGCATGCGCTGCACTGGACCCTTCCTGTTGCCTCGGCGCAGGTCAAGAGTGCAATCCTCCTTGCCGGTGCCGTCGCAGGAGTCGAAGTCACACTCGACCAGCCGGCCGCCTCCCGCGACCACACCGAGCGGATGCTGCGCCACTTCGGATATTCGGTGCAGGAGCATGCGTCACGGGTGATACTCCGCCCCGGCGGGGCGTTCGTTCCGTTCGTGCTCGACGTTCCCGGTGATCCATCATCAGCAATCTTCCTCGCCGCGGCTGCTGCGTTGGCGTCACGCGGCGAAATCGCGATCGAAGCGGTCGGCCTCAATCCCTCGCGCATCGCGTTCATCGATATCATGAATCGGATGAATATCCGGATTCACGTCGAAGAGATGCTCGACGCGGCGGGCGAGCCGGTGGGAACGATCGTCGCGGCGGCGAGCGACCTTGTGGCGACCGACATCCGCGCCGCGGAAACGCCCGGCGTCATCGACGAAATTCCGATGCTGGCATGCCTCGCTTCGCGTGCACGAGGGACGTCGCGTCTTGCCGGCCTGGCCGAACTTCGGGTCAAGGAAAGCGATCGCCTGGCGCTCGTTGCGAACAATCTGCGGAACGTGGGAGTCGAAGCTGCAGTCGACGGCGATGACCTCATTGTCGCCGGCACCGACGTTCCGCCCGTCGGTCGCGTCGTGACTCACGGCGATCACCGCATCGCGATGGCGTTCGCCGTCCTCGGCACGCTCCCCGGCGCCCGAGTGACCATCGACGACCGTGCCTGCGCATCGGTCTCCTTTCCCGGCTTCGACGCTGCGCTCGCGGCACTGTTCGGGGGACCGCGATGA
- the recN gene encoding DNA repair protein RecN encodes MTLTSLRVRDLATIDDVSLELGSGLNVLTGETGAGKSMLVDALALLLGDRADRAAIRPGATRAVVEGVVDPVPTAARAALDAHGVDVADTLVIRREISSEGRSRAWVNGSPTTIGVLATIGESLVDLHGQHQTIQLLDARAQRALLDAFARAEPILKSVAAAFAELTALREQERDLATRRDDAERRADWLRHVVAEITAARIRVGEDEELDREAARLGQAGALAEQVGRIRTALEDEDAGARAALDRAERALHALQRIDDSARSWQDLLDNAYAALDELTQRSDEYLGTLSEDPDRQAHVERRRDLLQEVRRKHGATLRDVIATGDAARAELDLLDTAALDLRGIAARIAGAERGLAAVARELTTLRTTAGARLSREVNRLLPRLGLAGGEFAVVLTPLDQPARDGAEQVVFTVRLNRGMEAGALAKVASGGELSRLMLALKVVLARQDAVPTLVFDEIDQGIGGEVGTRVGEALARVAETHQVLVITHLPQIAARADRHLMVAKATRGGVATSDVSVLHGEDRILELARMLGDPDSDAARRMAATMLEAHFTA; translated from the coding sequence ATGACCCTCACCTCGCTCCGGGTGCGCGATCTCGCCACCATCGACGACGTCTCGCTCGAACTCGGCTCCGGGCTCAACGTGCTCACCGGCGAGACCGGCGCGGGGAAGTCAATGCTGGTCGACGCCCTGGCACTGCTGCTGGGCGATCGCGCCGACCGTGCCGCGATTCGTCCCGGTGCGACCCGCGCGGTCGTCGAAGGGGTCGTCGATCCGGTGCCGACTGCGGCGCGCGCAGCGCTTGATGCACACGGCGTCGACGTCGCGGATACGCTGGTCATCCGTCGCGAGATCAGCAGCGAGGGACGGTCGAGGGCGTGGGTCAACGGGTCACCGACGACGATCGGCGTCCTGGCCACGATCGGCGAATCGCTCGTGGACCTGCACGGACAGCATCAGACGATCCAGCTGCTCGACGCGCGAGCTCAGCGAGCCCTCCTCGATGCATTTGCGCGCGCCGAGCCGATTCTCAAGTCCGTCGCGGCAGCGTTTGCCGAGTTGACCGCGCTGCGGGAACAGGAGCGGGACCTGGCGACACGCCGCGACGACGCCGAACGGCGGGCAGACTGGTTGCGGCATGTGGTCGCCGAAATCACTGCCGCCAGAATTCGCGTTGGCGAAGACGAGGAGCTCGACCGCGAAGCGGCGCGCCTCGGGCAGGCGGGCGCACTGGCGGAGCAGGTCGGTCGGATCCGTACCGCACTCGAGGATGAGGACGCCGGCGCCCGGGCCGCACTCGATCGAGCGGAACGCGCGCTCCACGCATTGCAGCGTATCGACGATTCCGCACGGTCATGGCAGGACCTTCTCGATAACGCCTACGCTGCGCTCGACGAGCTGACGCAGCGCAGCGATGAATATCTCGGCACCCTGTCGGAAGACCCTGATCGGCAGGCGCACGTGGAGCGGCGGCGCGACCTGCTGCAGGAAGTGCGACGCAAGCACGGAGCGACGCTGCGCGACGTCATCGCGACGGGGGACGCGGCTCGGGCCGAGCTCGACCTGCTCGACACCGCGGCGCTGGACCTTCGCGGCATCGCTGCACGAATCGCTGGTGCGGAGCGCGGACTTGCCGCGGTGGCACGCGAACTGACCACGTTGCGCACGACGGCGGGTGCGCGCCTCTCGAGAGAGGTCAACCGGCTGCTGCCGCGCCTCGGTCTTGCCGGCGGTGAGTTCGCCGTGGTGCTCACACCATTGGACCAGCCCGCGCGGGACGGCGCTGAGCAGGTCGTCTTCACCGTCAGGTTGAATCGAGGGATGGAGGCAGGGGCCCTCGCCAAGGTCGCATCTGGCGGAGAGCTCTCACGGCTGATGCTGGCCCTCAAGGTGGTCCTGGCCAGACAGGACGCGGTGCCCACACTGGTATTCGACGAGATCGATCAGGGGATCGGTGGTGAGGTGGGAACTCGTGTCGGCGAGGCGCTCGCCAGGGTCGCCGAGACACATCAGGTGCTGGTGATCACCCACCTGCCGCAGATCGCCGCTCGGGCCGATCGCCATCTCATGGTGGCGAAGGCAACGCGAGGCGGGGTGGCGACCAGCGACGTCTCCGTGCTGCATGGGGAAGACCGGATTCTTGAACTGGCGCGCATGCTTGGCGACCCCGACAGTGACGCCGCGCGGCGGATGGCCGCGACGATGCTCGAGGCTCACTTCACCGCTTGA